In the genome of Zootoca vivipara chromosome 6, rZooViv1.1, whole genome shotgun sequence, the window attattattattattactactactactactactactactgatggattgcttgtgtgactgcagtacaccgTTTactgctttcgttttatggatcgatggtctcgttagatagtaaaattcatgttcagttgctggaacggatcaatccgttttgcattactttctacgggaaagaagcacaccttggtttcggaatgctttggttttggaacggatttccagaacggattaagtttgcgaaccaaggtaccactgtatttttatgtggCAAGGGAGCTTGAACATTTGAAGTTGAGCAAAAACAGGGTGAAAAGGAGAACCTGTGAGGCCAGGAGCTGATTGGAGGGCCGGAGGTCTAAAATTCCCAAGTCTTGGTCAACTTAACTAGGCCTCTTGCCATGTGCAGAAGGAACACACTGAACTCTCCAAATGCttcgcagaatcatagaattgtagggtcatcctgtccaacccccctgcaatgcaggaaactcagctattttcactaaaatgtttgtttttagtcgcatcccccttcccccaacctgTTTGGTCACCGTCATTTGCTCAAAGAGCTATGCTGAAAATTTCAGCCGTGCGAATTTTGTAGCATGGCCGTGTTTCATTGACTCATAGAACTTTGGAGTCGAAATGGACCTCCAAAAGTCATCTAGATCAACCCCAGTGTGATGCAGGGATCACAGCGGAAGAATCCCCAACAGAcggacatccaacctctgataAAAAATCTCCAACGAAGGAGAATCCGCTTGACCGTCATAAATTTATTCCTACCGTTTAGCTGGCGTCTTTCCCCCCCTCGGCCTTTGAATCCATCTGTTCTGGTCGtcccctctggagcagtagaaagcAAGGAATACAGTTGCAattgaaattatttaaaaaacccaaaccattgCAAATCATGTTTATTATCAAAACGTACAGATTTTCAGCTGTAAGGAGCTAATCCACgttgcattttcagctgaatttgaGGGAAGCAAAGTGTCTGTTGCGTTGAGCTGTTTCAATGGCTTTGGTTTgattttgctaataataataataatagtaatattttttaccctgcccatctggctgggtttccccaggcactctgggcggcttccaacaaaacgtTTAAAATACAAACATGCAAACTGCTGAAAGTCTGTACCTTTTGATAATGATCCTGGTTTGAAATGGGGCTTGAATCATTTTGATTGCAACTGCATATATATATgcctatttattttgcatgtgtgcgtgtgtgtgtcagTCTCACCGAACCAAAACAGGATGGGATTTGCAAAGCGCCGTCCGTCCGGTGCCAAAGGCACAGAATATCTGGCCGACTCAAAAACAGATTTATGAATGGGGAATAAAATTCCACCCACAGCCACACCTTAGCTCCGTCTCAAAGGTTCAGTGATTGGCTGTcggggggcaggcacagccaatgcGGCGCTTCCCGGTCGGAAGGAGGGAAGGCACAGCTCGAACTCTTGTCAATGAGACAGCTGCTTGGGTTCATGCGAGGCTGGCACGCGCCTCTCTCTAGATTCTCCCGGACCTTTGGCAAAGCGAGAATAAACAGAAAGAGGAGCGGCGAGCTTCCGAGCTAGGGATTCTGGAAGGCACGGCAAGGTGCTAGACCTCAAGGTAACCATTGCCAGCTCAGAGCTTTAGATCTGCTGCCGTCCCCTGCCAGATCCTCTGATCGAGACCGGTGAAAGAATAGCAGAATCACAGagctgtggagttggaaggagggATCTCCCagtatcatctagtccatccccctacGAGCGGCATGACGTCGTTCGTAGGATGTTGACCGTGCCCAACGGTGGCCCATGGGACCTCGCCGCTGAATCCTCACCAGGCAGCCTTTTGAAGCCACATGGTCGCCCTCGCCCGAGAGCCGGGCGAAATTTTGTGGCATGGGTCACCAGGACCCAACGATTGCCCACGCCACCTGGTGCTGCTTGTTCCTCATTTGGCTCACGAACTCTGCCCTGGGGCACAGAGACACAGCTTTGCAGCCGCACGGCGAATATTGGCGGCTGAGGGGGGGCAGGCCGGCCCGCAGCTACCCCCACCTGCAGGGCGACGTGCGGCGGAGGAGACTCTACTCTTCCACACATTACTTCCTGCGCATCGGCAGGGACGGCAAAGTCGACGGCACGCATCGGATCGAGTGTCCGGACAGTAAGTCTCGCTTGCGCTTGATGCTTTCAAACCAGATTGAaagcaagcttctagtcctcactGAGTTAAAACAGAAAAGTGAGCCAGTGTCCCCATCAAAGCAAGCCTTGGGAGGAAAGAGTTGGGGAGCTCCCGAACCTTTAGGGCACGTTTGGGGGAAACTGGTGTTCCAGATTTTGCCTGCCTGTCATCctccctgggagctgtagttcagcagtgCCCGGAGGACTAAAGGTTGCCCACACCAGCTTTAGGACAGtagactcttaatttcagatgcagcgatgcttctgaatcgtGGTTCctgaaaccaaaggaggggagagtgctcttgtgttcgaatcctgccgGCAGGTTTCCTGCTTTGAGAACAGGGTCCTGGGCTAATTGATTCTGATTTTCCTTACTGGTGAAGCAAAGCTACCATCCTAACCCAACGGACTAAGCTCCTTTGGGGTTCCATGGTGCTGACCTCTGAGTCAACACGGTTAACAAATGCACTCTGAACGGGCGAAACTTTGAGTTGGAAAATCAGTGTAGTGTCAGTTTTTACGGATAAGGAATTTGCACAAGTCCTAGCGGTTCTGCAGAAACACGTGACCGATTactcagtgtttgttttttttaaaaaaaattgcagtctGTATGACCTCAGAGGTCCTCTCATCACAACGACTGAGTTTTTTCATGCTTCGGAGAGAGCACAGAATCCAAAACTGGGTTGGGGAACAGACTTAAGCTCCTAATTGTAGGTCAAAACTCTCAGCCCCACTGCAGTTCCCAAGGGCCTGGGTTGTTGTGATTAACCCCCAGTTGTTCTGTAGTATTCCTGGCCCATTTGTCTGCAATCGCCGCTAGGGCTAGCTATCAATATATTGTCCGAAACTGGCTTGAGGTCCCTATTGTGATATTGGTTCCATCATTTCTGACcgggcaatatattgcaaatcattaTACATGTGTGCAAAAGATCACGATgcgggggaaaccgtgaagccagccaatgcctctacgaaactccatccttattccagacgttgtgatatatcggtatatagCAGTGTTCAGCCAGTGATAGATCACGAATCTGAAAACCGGATTATCGCCCAGCCCCAATCACAACCTGTGGCTTCTCTGCCACGAGAAATAAATGCAAAGCagggggattttatttttaaattgcatttattcCCCACATTTTCCCgtaaggagctcaaggcaacatgcttgatcccccccccacttctcattacacccccaaaacaaccctgtgaggtaggtcaggctgagagagacaGTGGAcagcccatggtcacccagcgagcttcacaggcaagtgggaatttgaacccaggtcctttCCCaactctcttaaccactacaccacgctgcctcTCCGAGAAGCACCCCTCACTAGTGTTCACCTGCAAGAATCTGCGTGCATTTTTAGAGGGTTAATAAGTCTTTCTCTTTTGTCGATTGCCTACAAGATGACGATGCTTTAAGGAAGGACAACACTGCCACAGTCATTAATGACAACTTTGCAACAATACATAATCACCGACGACAACAACTTTGCAGCAATAATAACATCCTCCTAAAGCTgtcctcagagcagacccactgaaattggggCTACTAATTCCGCTGAGCCTCACTCAGAGCTGATGTCGGGAGCGAGCCGGCACAAAATCACACCGTTCCAAGtcggagttaactctttatttgcAAGAACACAATCTGCACAGGCTTGACTGTCAGGCCTAGTGAGCGCAGAAGCTTATCCGCGGGAGGTCTGGATTAGATGGCGAGACTGAAATTCCCTGCCTTCCCATAGCCGtcttaagtcccctcctctccagggtgttCCCCATGCAACCGGAGACTGCGCCTGCGTGAAGCCAATCTCCCCTACACCCTTTTCATGccgcttctggttctgggagaccaggggagaggggagcaggagggggaagacGCCTATGCCTCTTCTTCACCAGCCAGGCTCATCTCTTCTCCAGCCAGGccttcctcctctccagcctgattctgggctgctctctgccacagactctccctgctcactaaaccctgttgtcccttcagcttccaacacctcctttcCCCAGTCTACTCCCTCTGACCCAGTCACCATTGTCCCACCAGCAATCCCCAGGCtcagagccttcttcccttgggggtccccccccccccgcagctggTTCCTTCCCCCATTCCTCTTGCATCCAACCAGTCTGTGACAGTCGGACTTTGCTGGATTCAAACCCATAATAATCAGTAATAATAACTTCATAATTACAGtcgtagggacgcaggtggcgctgtggtctaaaccacagagtctagggcttgccaatcagaaggtcggcggttcgaatcccctcgacggagtgagctcccgttgctcggtgtagcggtcactctgacctgcacatcaccactggacgttttacggtcgattggtgatgtgccaactacaaaataaacacctccaccaaaacaccacagaccaggatacagataaaataaaacgaagttgctttattgtgtgttcatatgcttaatggttgcagtacaaatcttaggttgttctaaatttcagatggttccttTAGCCTATTACCACtaaagtcaactaagtaaatatttattaataatctcacaactttgtatcccgtctgactaaatcaccacctattctccttcctcaatatattaaaccagctctctctgcatataaccaaccactcctagctcaacACCAACTCCCACTCCCTCAACTCACTCCAACCTCAACTGACTcaactgccactcgggaggggtttttatccctgggctgagcccgcccccaagggttctatctgctccaagcttaacccctcacatgctgggtcttgtctaggtccctgctcctgcccacctagcagttcgaaagcatgtcaaagtgcaaatagataaatagtcATGCTGAAGACAGgaaccggaagctgtctgcggacaaacgccggctccctcggcctatagagcgagatgagcgcacaaccccagagtcgtctgtgactggacttaacagtcaggggtccctttacctttattaacaGTCGGACcccggaagtcaaatggaatccgttctggaagtccgttcgaccttcgaaacattcagaaaccaaggcgcggcctcagattggctgcaggaagctcctgcagccaatcggaagctgcgctggACGTTTGCcgtccaaaaatagttcgcaaactggaacattcaACTCTGGGtttcagcgttcaggagccagaaCGTTCGACCCACAAgacgttcgggatccaaggtacaactgtattaataTTTTTGCTCTTTTTCCTGGGCAGTCCCCCGTGTTATTATAATCTCCTCTGGGCAGGAGGAGTCTGGGCAGTTTGTCCCTAAAACTTTTCATGCCATGGGCACTATCCTCTCCAGGGTAGGGAGAAATCCAGTTTGTTAACCATTTAATGATGAATCTgttaaatttgcactttctgaaacttaTCTgactgagaactgaaacacagcgatccttcaaaattcacttttcagaattttgcgatgcagttctccagcccccCCACTcaatgcattaataataataatgataataatattaaatgtattatttataccccatccatctagctgggtttcccctgccactttaTTTGTGTCCACAAAAAGGAGTATCATCAGCATTGTGTTGGGTTAAACTGCTTGCCAGAATATGCCCATTAGGTAAaactacaaacaacaacaaaaagtgttttCATTGGGATTAATTCAAACCAAAATGCCGAAGGATTTCCGCgaggatattttaaaaataaaaccacagattGCTGCAGACGTTTGGAGAGCTGAACCGAAGAAAAGTTAGGAACAGAGATAATAACAGCTCCCTGGCCTACCTCGTAGGGTTGTCGTAAAGGGGTTTTAAGTGCAATTTAAAGTGCAAATTAAGGGCCTTCTCCCATCTCTTCCAGATATCGTGGAGATCCGATCTGTGCGTCCGGGCATAGTGGCTATCCGATCAGTCCACAGTGGGTTCTACTTAGCAATGAACAGAAGGGGGAAACTCTTCGGCACGGTAAATATGCACAGCGGCGTCTCCTGCAAAACTGCGCCCTCCTGTCAATCGGCTGCTGTCGCCCTGATGGGCAGGCGACACCAGTTGATGCGATGGGGCAGagtcctcccccccatccccaatGGGTCAACAGGGGGCACCCATGTATTAAGTCCCTTGATGGCGGATGATCAGTAGCTGATTTGCCCTGCTCACCTGTCATAGTTGGGATTAGAGGGGGAGATTAGAGATCTGTCCTGCTGTACCAAAAGACTGGCAGGCTCTGGGGCAGAGATTGAACCCGGTAAGCTTTTGCATGCTCAGCCATTGACGACTCACAGCCCTTCCCCGGGAATTCGGGCGCGTTACCTAAACCGGAAGCGAGacgctagtcctcatggttctgttTCGAGGCCGGTTCTGCTTTCTGCTAAATGAGATGGAAGCATTGTGCAGCTCtccggggggacgacgacgacattCCCAGcccagatgtcagggattgaaaccggggggggggggctcttctgCATgaaagcagtgccggatttacgtataaactaaacaagctaaaACTTAgaaccccactctcttggggcccccccaaaaaaaactgaaaGGGAAAAACAATAACTGgatgtacgtttccaaaatataagataacaaacaaatagaagaaaacctacatacagcaacagtgttttgtgttgtgtaggctcctatttgttatgtgcaaatggcttgagatacctattaggtccataaagcgccaaatagcatatattcaacacaaaaaactgcgGCAATTTGTTGCAGACAAAGGACAGCgggacctataaagggccccattaccttcaggagcttagggcctcatcaaacctaaatccggccctgcttgcaAAGGTAGGTGTCCTAACGTCCGAGCTGCGGCCGTTTTCCCTCGCCGCCGGGCCGAAACCAAACCTCCgtcctccttttctctctgcagAAAGCGTACGCCCCCAGCTGCAACTTCGAGGAGCGGATTGAGGAGAACGGCTACAACACTTACGCTTCCTTGCTCTGGCGCCATGAGGGGCGTCCCATGTTCCTCTCTCTCAACAGCAAGGGCATTCCGCAAAAGGGGCCCAAGACCCGGAGACAGCGCCTCTCCACACACTTTCTGCCCATGCTGGTCTCCTGACGGAGAGGGGCCAACACACCACAGACTCGTATTTCTTATCAAATGCCTTCTTATATtgagtatttaaaaaaaccaacaacttttgGGTGGGAGAgggttatttattatttttgtacaaAAAATAAAGACACACCGGCGTTCGATGCCGGAATGAAAAACCCCAGGCGGCTTGTTGGCTTCACCTTCGTCACCGATTTCGGAAGCAATTCTTGTTTCTAGCCAGACCCTGTCCTTGCAGGTCCACCAGAATGTTTTGGAGGTGTTACAAGACTTGGAAATGCTTGCTTTGGACGGACAGCCTAAGGCAGGATCacccaacctttgtttaaaaacctcccacgAAGGAGGTAAGAGGGCCGGGCAATATATCGTCCAGCACCAGTTCAAAGTCCATATTGTGGTATCGGTTTCGTAGTTTCCAACCTGCCAATATAGCTGAACACCGGCTCCCGAACACTTCCTTTTTGAAATGTTTCGGCTCCtcaatgccgaaaacccagaagtaaatgctccagttttcgagcgtttttcggaagctgaacgtccggcgtggcttccgattgagggcaggaagctcttgcaaccaattggaagctgcgcctcggTTCCGAAGGGGCTTCTGGAACGGaatacgttcgacaaccaaggtttgactgtattgcaaaattgcatttgtgcgctatgcaaaaatcacaatgggggggggaggagaaacctttgaagccagccaatgcttctctcgattcctgcagccctGGTTAACTTCACCGgctcagctctccccccccccccagcctcttgcATGGCGCAGCGAATCACGAGAGCAGGCGctggcaaaaatcacaatgcaaggAAAACCGTGAAGCTAGCCGATTCCTTTacatatttcagacattgtgatatatcggttTTTGTTGGTTCCGGCCCTCCCCTCTGaagcgggggaggaggaggaggaagctggctccATCTCCCATAGGggagggctgccatacgtccggaatttcccgggATTCAAACGGTGAAAATAGCATCCAGGGAGCAGAATTTGGAAAAATCGGCACAGCGCCTCGGGTTTTTGCTAACAGAACCAGGAAGCGTGTGTTTGGGTATCACTCTTTGcatcggggtggggggggggtgaatgctccccaaaaagctcaataacttttttTGGGATTCCCTCTGCACCAAAAGCTTTTGTGTCCCTATTTtgacttcttgaaatatggcaaccctaccataggGTTGATGGGATCGCTGAGAGTTTAGGAACCCCTGGAGGGGCCCACAGATATTCCCACCCCCCATATCACTgccgagagagggagagagagagagcgctccccTGCTGCTTGCAAGAGATGGGAGATTGCCTCAGTTTGGGGAAGACAATATCTCTCCTGTCACTGGACTCCCCAACCAAATaagcaaaacacaacacaaagagAATACAGAGAAATACAGAAACTCGGCTCACGCAACCCTGTATGCAACTATAAAAAACTTCCCAAAGACCAAATATAAaaaacctagttacaggtaggtagccgtgttggtctgacgtagttgaaacaaaataaaaaaatccctcccagcagcaccttagagaccaactaagtttgtcattggtatgagctttcatgtgcatgcacacttcttcagataaaaaaCCTagacatttatattccaccaagTGTCTCCATTTCTTTAAATACAGCTTTTGCATATTATGTTTGCAATACCCAGATTTAGTGTAGAGAACCTCTACAGTTGTGGTTTGAGCGACTGAGAGCAAAGCAACAATActcccagctccccacccccaccccccacctgcgGATTATCCTTTAGTATGTATACTttgtatacaatggtacctcgctagacgaatgccctgctagacgaatttttcgctagacgaatgggttttgcgatcggaggttgcctcgcaagacaaattcgttttgtgaaaaaattgtctagcgaatcacggtttcccataggaatgcatcaaaattcaattaatgtgttcctatgggcaaaaaaaaaaattcaatgcattcccatgggattcgcaagacgaatttttcccaaaacgaattgactcgcagaacgaattaaatttgtcttgcgaggcaccactgtacttctcttAATTGAATGAAGGAATGTTTGGACGGAACTTTGGCTTTCAGGCACCCTGTTATTGCATTTGAATATGATATTGCATGCAATATGCAAAAGCTGCATTTAAAGACATGGGACATGTCTTATTTTTATGCCTGGTCTTTGGGaagttctatatacagtggtaccttggttctcaaacgccttggtactcaaacaccgaaaacccggaagcgagtgttccggttttcggacGTTtgtcggaagccaaacgtccgacacggctgtcagctattgtttccggggcgcctgcaccaatcagaagcggcgccttggtttccaaacatttctgaagtcaagcggacttccagaacggattaagtttgacacttttgtttttgctatttattgtgCGCTGTCGTTTTTGAGGCCTTttcagtttatttgtttttgtgactgtgtggaaaccagttcagctacagattgatagattgtgtgactgcagaaatggataaaagcccccatccaaacaatgactatcatcagttcaggtaagaaaaaaaaatagttttaatttttttcatctacaatacagtggtaccttggtttacaaacttaatccattttggaagtccattcttaaaacCAAAAcctttcttaaaccaaggcgcgctttccctaatgaggccttctgccgccggtgcccttccaacgttcggcttccgttcgtagaccgaggtaaagttttcaaaccaagacactatttccagttttgcggagtttgtaaaccaaatcgttcttaaacggactgttcttaaaccgaggtgccactgtgcTGTCTTACTTATTTTGTAGTACAGCACATTAtttttgccgatcagaaggttggtggttcgaatccccgtgacgggtgaggtcccgttgcttggtcccagctcctgcccacctatcagttcgaaagcacatcgaaagtgcaaatagataaataggtactgctccagcaggaaggtaaagggcgtttccgtgcgctgctctggttcaccagaagcgccttagccatgctggccacatgacccggaagctgtatgccggctccctcggccaataatgcgagatgagcgccgcaaccccagagtcgtccgcgactggacctaatggttaggggtccctttacctttacctttattataaataaaataaaatgctataaataagaaagaatataccgtatatattctttctttctttctttctttctttcttcttatttattgcattttattttatttataataacTTTTATTAtaataacggtcaggggtacctttacctttacaatgattattgctttcattttatggatcaacggtcttgttagatagtaacaTTCATGTTAAAccgctgttttaggagttgtttttaaaagcctggaatggattaattccgttttgcattactttccattgGAAAggggtgccttggttttggaacgctttggttttggaatggacttccggaacagattaagtttgagaaccaaggtacccccTGTAGAGGCATTCCCTCCGGAAGAGAAAAATGCTTCTCCTAAGACCAGGGACATTTCTACTGTTGCCAGCATGCATGAATGACAGGGGTGATGGGGCTTTGGAAGTCAAGAAGATGCCAAGCTGGCCATCCCCGACTTAGATCTGAGGCCTGCTTTTCCATTCCAGGACAATTTCATagatcatagtgttggaagggaccacgaatgccctgcaacgcaggaatctttcgcccaacgtggggctcggaCCCACGCCCCCAAAATTAAGAGTCTCGCGCTCTACCAACCAGGGGTTGTTCCCAAGAAGGCGATAAAATTAGGCCACCGTGTCAAATCAGGCATTTATACTTGAAGATGCAGGGTGAACCCAAACATGCGTGTACAGAATCCGAGCTGAAATGTCCGTTTATTTCAACAGCAGTAATAATTTAACATTATAAAAACCCCTTTCTCAATGCCGGACtgcccaaaaaaagaaaaaaaaaagaaaaaaagggtgaTGTTAaaacaggggagggaggggggagaggaaactAACGAGTCTGAAAATGTGGGTCCGGTCGTTAGGGTACGTTCTCCGCACAcaacctgcccccccaaaagaacgCTTCCTTAGCTGGCTGGCTTTCTCCAGAAAGTAGAAAGTAGAAAAatccattggggtggggggcgcggttgggacaggagggaagagggaacatCAAAAGGCTTAAAGAACTgaaaagagaccccccccccaaaaaaaagatggtcaaaatgcttttttttaaaaaaaaaacaacctaccaACAGAAACGATTTCCGAACGCCccgctcaaaaaaaaaaagagagagaaaaccccaaAAACTCTCACTTCAGTGCTTTCATGTTCCTTTGCCGGGTTTTTCCTCAGAGAGTCCgcgtttttaaaaaagggtgggcTTCCCTCGAACCCCCACACCCACCCTCGAGAAAACAAAATGTGAGAGCACCCAAAAACACCCTTGCGGGGGCGAAGAGACAgggtgcgtttgtgtgtgtgaagaagagaagaggaCCTCGGTTTCATTGCGGCTCACGGGGAAAacgtgtttggggggggggtgtcccgtTCTGCCTCCCCTGCCCTGCAACCCTGccccctttgctctgtcccagggcTGGGAGGGGCATTTcctctcccatccccacccctccacagacacccgcccgcccccctgTTTCGccaggtggggagaggaagggggccaGGCGACATCAGAAAAGGGCGCGAGAGCAGcgacatttttgtttctttttttgcttgCGTTCGaaaggtgtgttttgtttttgtttttccgtCTTCCAACCCCACCCCCGCCCAAACTCCCGCCCCGCCGTTCTGTTCTCACGAGTTGTTCGCCGCGTTCTCGTTACTCGGCgagctagaggaggaggaggaggaggaggaagacgaggagGCGAAGTTCATCGCCGAGAGTCCCGGGGGGTTCGTGGCTGTGTTCTGTCCGCTGAGGCTCTTCCGGCACACGGGGCAGGTGTCGTGCTGGAACGAAAACGgcaaaaggagaaactgagatgTGCCGTCCCTTCCTGTTCTCCACGCCCAgtctaatttctaacactgccacTTGACTTTGTCAAGAGCGTCCCGAAAGATCAATCAGATCACCTCTCTCTAAATGTCAGTTGGCGCCCTTGAAAAACTCCCAACAGGTTCGTGAGGCAGGACTTGGCCTtgcggaagccatgctggctgtgctTCAAGCAAGGCTTGTTCTATATGTagtatttttttcttattaatttttctgttttaaaatttaaaaattgtgccTGGTTATCAAACGTTTCCGAAGTtctggtcttccggaatggattacgttcgacaaccaaggttccaccgtGCTTATTTTAACATccttaaaatgtcaatgactgccctccttcttctttccatggttcattttgcgtaTCATATATCCCTGCTTATTTTACAAAAACGAAACCATTCTCTAAATGTatcttcttgttcttttattctaTAAGTTAGATCTGCAAGCTGCGTACATTCCATCaccttaagttgccattcttcttcggttgggacctcactcgttttccattttggggctaacaaaacacgggccgcagttgtTCCG includes:
- the FGF22 gene encoding fibroblast growth factor 22; amino-acid sequence: MGHQDPTIAHATWCCLFLIWLTNSALGHRDTALQPHGEYWRLRGGRPARSYPHLQGDVRRRRLYSSTHYFLRIGRDGKVDGTHRIECPDNIVEIRSVRPGIVAIRSVHSGFYLAMNRRGKLFGTKAYAPSCNFEERIEENGYNTYASLLWRHEGRPMFLSLNSKGIPQKGPKTRRQRLSTHFLPMLVS